A DNA window from Oryctolagus cuniculus chromosome 21, mOryCun1.1, whole genome shotgun sequence contains the following coding sequences:
- the ZNF664 gene encoding zinc finger protein 664, with translation MIYKCPMCREFFSERADLFMHQKSHTAEKPHKCDKCDKGFFHISELHSHGRDHTGEKVYKCDDCGKDFSTTTKLNRHKKIHTVEKPYKCYECGKAFNWSSHLQIHMRVHTGEKPYVCSECGRGFSNSSNLCMHQRVHTGEKPFKCEECGKAFRHTSSLCMHQRVHTGEKPYKCYECGKAFSQSSSLCIHQRVHTGEKPYRCCGCGKAFSQSSSLCIHQRVHTGEKPFKCDECGKAFSQSTSLCIHQRVHTKERNHLKIAVM, from the coding sequence ATGATCTACAAGTGCCCCATGTGCCGGGAGTTCTTCTCGGAGAGAGCCGACCTCTTTATGCATCAGAAGAGCCACACGGCCGAGAAGCCCCACAAGTGTGACAAGTGCGACAAGGGTTTCTTCCACATATCGGAGCTGCACAGCCACGGGCGAGACCACACAGGAGAGAAGGTGTACAAGTGTGACGACTGCGGCAAGGACTTCAGCACCACCACCAAGCTGAACAGGCACAAGAAGATCCACACCGTGGAGAAGCCCTACAAGTGCTACGAGTGCGGCAAGGCCTTCAACTGGagctcccacctgcagatccACATGCGCGTGCACACCGGGGAGAAGCCCTATGTCTGCAGTGAGTGCGGAAGGGGCTTCAGTAACAGCTCCAACCTGTGCATGCACCAGAGGGTCCACACCGGCGAGAAGCCCTTCAAATGCGAGGAGTGCGGCAAGGCCTTCAGGCACACGTCCAGCCTGTGCATGCACCAGCGGGTCCACACCGGGGAGAAGCCCTACAAGTGTTACGAGTGCGGCAAGGCCTTCAGCCAGAGCTCCAGCCTGTGCATCCACCAGCGGGTCCACACGGGGGAGAAGCCCTACAGATGCTGTGGCTGCGGCAAGGCCTTCAGCCAGAGCTCCAGCCTGTGCATCCACCAGAGGGTCCACACGGGGGAGAAGCCTTTCAAATGTGACGAGTGTGGCAAGGCCTTCAGCCAGAGCACGAGCCTGTGCATCCACCAGAGGGTCCACACCAAGGAGCGGAACCATCTCAAGATAGCAGTTATGTGA